One Paraburkholderia kururiensis DNA window includes the following coding sequences:
- a CDS encoding peroxiredoxin, translating into MKRSDMKRSIMMRSATCAALAAVLGAGLSIYAASASATLKPGDAAPNFTTEASLGGKTYTYSLADALKKGPVVVYFYPAAFTKGCTIEAHEFAEAVDEYKKYGATVIGVSHDNIDTLTKFSVSECRSKFPVAADADSKIIKAYDASMPMHSAMANRVSYVIAPDGKVLYEYTSLSPDQHVANTLRAVKEWAAAHGQQ; encoded by the coding sequence ATGAAACGCAGCGACATGAAGCGCAGCATCATGATGCGCAGCGCGACTTGCGCGGCGCTTGCAGCCGTGCTCGGAGCAGGCCTGTCGATCTACGCGGCGAGCGCATCCGCCACGCTCAAGCCCGGCGACGCCGCGCCGAACTTCACGACCGAAGCGTCGCTTGGCGGCAAGACCTATACGTACTCGCTCGCCGATGCGCTCAAGAAGGGCCCGGTGGTGGTGTACTTCTATCCGGCCGCGTTCACGAAGGGCTGCACGATCGAGGCCCATGAATTCGCCGAGGCCGTGGACGAATACAAGAAGTACGGCGCCACCGTTATCGGCGTATCGCACGACAACATCGATACGCTCACGAAGTTTTCGGTGAGCGAGTGCCGCAGCAAATTCCCGGTGGCCGCCGACGCCGATTCGAAAATCATCAAGGCCTACGACGCGTCCATGCCCATGCATTCGGCCATGGCCAATCGCGTCTCGTACGTCATCGCGCCGGACGGCAAGGTGCTCTACGAATACACGAGCCTCTCGCCCGACCAGCACGTGGCCAACACGTTGCGTGCGGTCAAGGAGTGGGCCGCCGCGCACGGTCAGCAATAA